Proteins encoded in a region of the Raphanus sativus cultivar WK10039 chromosome 8, ASM80110v3, whole genome shotgun sequence genome:
- the LOC130499018 gene encoding uncharacterized protein LOC130499018: protein MKLNPTKCTFGVPSGEFLGYLVTERGIEANPQQIAAFLEMPSPKTTREVQRLTGRIAALNRFISKSTDKCLPFYKLLRNNKKFLWDEKCEEAFKQLKAYLSEPPILSKPVIGEPLYLYLAVSTAAVSGVLVREEQNEQRPVYYTSKSLIDAETRYPAMEKLALVVVTAARKLRPYFQSHSIVVMTSQPLRMILHSPSQSGRLAKWAIELSEYDIEYRPRAAAKAQVLADFIIELTSEQLDSEMESPKWSLYVDGASSKQGSGIGLRLTSSAGETIEQSYRLGFSASNNEAEYEALIAGLKLALSLGIRELNAYSDSQLVASQFHGEYETRDERMGAYLEVVQNLTRQFDKFELTRIPRGENSSADALAALASTSDPLVKRIIPVEGIEKPSIDIATKAEKESKLTAQPEGTGPETVATQVFTTFWFPKTRICSAKKHTSGNTIQITEDIPRNSDSLEPDLENTPGGTNSDPVICRVKTRSRTALQNSSGGIPRNSDSLEPNPTNTSGGTTTSGLDEQEPPSSLHNKVVGREDWRIPITQYILEGKTPPDKWEARKLKALSARYCVTESVLLKRSISRPYLKCVHGLVAMRLMKEMHDGSCGNHSGGRALAIRIKRQGYFWPTIIADCEAYSSSCDKCQRHAPIIHQPAEKLSNISAPYPFMRWSMDIVGPLVPSGSGKKKLRFLLVLTDYFTKWIEAEAFQQITRVEVEQFVWKDIVCRHGVPYEIVTDNGGQFISHDFKIFCDKWNIRLTFSSPRRPQGNGQAEAANKSVLANLKKRLGTQILWA, encoded by the exons atgaagctcaatcccactaaatgtactttcggggtaccctcaggcgagttcctaggctatctcgtaaccgaaagaggcattgaagccaacccgcagcagatagcagccttcctagaaatgccgtcacctaagacgaccagagaggtacagagattgactggacgaatcgcggcattgaatcgattcatatccaagtccaccgataaatgcctcccattttacaagcttctaagaaataataagaagttcttatgggacgagaaatgtgaggaagccttcaagcaattgaaagcttacctctccgaacctccgatcctatctaaaccagtaataggagagccattgtacctatatctcgctgtgtcaactgctgcagtcagcggcgttctagtacgagaggaacaaaacgaacaaagaccagtctattacaccagtaaaagtttgatagacgccgaaaccaggtaccctgcaatggaaaaactagctctagtagtcgtaacagctgccagaaaattgcgaccttacttccaatcgcactcgatcgtcgtaatgacctcacaaccattacgaatgatcttacacagccctagccagtcagggcgattggctaaatgggccatagagctcagcgaatatgatattgagtatagacctcgagcagcagcgaaagctcaggtccttgccgactttatcattgagctaacatccgagcagttagactccgaaatggaatctccgaagtggagcctatacgtcgacggagcctcatcaaaacagggctccggtatcggtctaaggctaacttcttcagcaggagaaaccatcgagcagtcatataggctcgggttcagcgcctcaaacaacgaagctgaatatgaagcactaatcgcagggttgaagctcgccctaagcctcggaatccgagagctaaacgcttatagtgattcacagctagtagctagccagtttcacggagaatacgaaacgagggacgaaagaatgggggcatatctcgaagtcgtccagaacctcactaggcagttcgacaaattcgagctaacgagaatcccacgaggtgaaaactcctcagcagatgcgttggctgctttagcttccacgtcagaccccctcgtaaaacgaatcatacccgtagaaggaatcgagaaaccaagcatcgacatagctactaaagctgagaaagagagcaaactaacagcgcaacccgaaggtaccggccctgaaacggtagctacccaggttttcacaacattttggtttccaaaaaccagaatatgcagcgcaaaaaagcatacctccgggaacacaatccaaatcacggaagatattcctcgaaattcagactccttagagcctgatctcgaaaatacccccgggggcaccaactcagacccagtcatctgcagagttaaaaccagaagccgtacggctctccaaaattcatctggaggtattcctcggaattcagactccctggagcccaatcctaccaatacctccgggggcaccacgacatcaggtctcgacgaacaggaacctccctcgtctcttcataacaaagttgtaggaagagaggattggagaattccaatcacgcaatacattctggagggaaagactccacccgataaatgggaggctcgaaagctcaaagcattaagcgcgagatattgcgtaaccgaatctgtcctcctcaaacgaagcatttccagaccttacctaaaatgcgtccatggcctcgttgctatgagactcatgaaagaaatgcacgacggttcctgcggaaaccactctggaggaagagctttagccatcagaatcaaaagacaaggatatttctggcctaccattattgcagattgtgaggcctattcctcttcatgcgacaaatgccagaggcatgcaccgattatacaccaacctgcggaaaagctgtctaacatatctgccccttatccatttatgagatggtccatggatatcgtgggaccactagtaccatcaggaagtggaaagaagaagctacgtttcctcttagtcttaacggactacttcacaaaatggatagaggctgaagctttccagcagataaccagggtcgaggtcgagcaattcgtatggaaagatatcgtgtgtagacacggcgtcccatacgaaatcgtaactgacaatggaggacaattcatatcccacgatttcaaaatattttgtgacaagtggaatattcgcctgaccttctcatcacctcgccgacctcaaggtaacggacaggcggaggctgctaataaatcagtattagcaaacctcaagaaacgcctcggaacccaga tactcTGGGCA
- the LOC130499138 gene encoding uncharacterized protein LOC130499138, with amino-acid sequence MPIQPSFRSRGRSTKAASSSRGSDKNQGGSFLDSVKEVLDERGSAPAKGVGSLEPKVQEVGLPSEVPMTEADPQIVRDPPESEPPRNKRSRTDQVDRPSRSSSSSSRGGTVGWNFAHSKPGSVLDDPWGLATLMRHMKSPGCSLPSISNLTHKDEYVDIAHHMGQLAGAINRAQFKFEDAVHNAPSAEELAQVTELVKANKTELNQTRALISDLQAEVKRLGSKCDAQQGTIESQLIDLQVKNRKIGELDAARKIAEYQVKELISTSQNSQKNKEAEVRLAVRRGKKEVAEAYNKILVIVKEKFSKKKDEVDLLVHAQEIQANTELLKDILDGEIKSAQDEYDHLVAIMPEAVAAYEKAQVSDFSIGKLPLPQLSESSGTFEVNMFNLFLSGEFGSNLGLVGSYSAPVETASGGNDKEMEEEVPEEEDPVGKGAEKSSDDKEV; translated from the exons atgccaattcaaccttccttccgttccaggggtagatcgaccaaggctgccagctcctctagagggagtgataagaaccaaggaggatccttccttgactctgtgaaggaggtTCTTGATGAAAGAGGttctgctcctgctaaaggtgttggCTCTTTGGAGCCTAAGGTTCAagaagttggccttccctccgaggtcccgatgactgaagctgatcctcaaatAGTGAGGGATCCTCCGGAGTCTGAGCCCCCGAGGAATAAGAGGTCTCGAACTGACCAGGTTGATAGgccttcgaggtcttcctcctcctcctctagaggagggaccgttggctggaactttgctcattcgaaacctggatcggttttggacgacccgtggggtttggctactctgatgaggcacatgaagagtcccgggtgctccctcccctcgatctccaatctcacgcacaaggatgagtacgtcgatattgctcatcacatgggtcag CTGGCTGGTGCTATTAACAGAgctcagttcaagtttgaggacgctgtacacaatgcccctagtgctgaggaattagcccaggtcactgagttggtcaaggccaacaagactgagctcaaccagactcgggctctgatctcggatctccaagccgaggtgaagagacttggctctaagtgtgatgctcagcaagggacgatcgagagccagctgattgacctccaggtgaagaataggaagattggggagttggatgctgctcggaagatagccgagtatcaagtcaaggagctgattTCCACATCACAgaacagccagaagaacaaggaggCTGAGGTCAGGCTTGCCGTCCGAAGAGGAAAGAAAGAGGTAGCCGAAGCCTACAACAAGATTCTGGTtattgtcaaggagaagttctctaagaagaaggacgaagtcgacctcctggttcatgcccaagagattcaagccaacaccgagctcctgaaagacatactggatggcgagattaagagtGCTCAAGACGAGTATGATCACTTGGTGGCCATaatgccggaagctgttgcagcgtacgagaaggctcaggtctcggacttctcgatcggcaagctccctcttccccaactctctgagagctcaggtacttttgaggtcaatatgtttaatctcttcctttctggagagtttggttctaatttgggattagtgggttcttactcagccccagtcgaaaccgcctctggaggtaacgacaaggagatggaggaggaggttcctgaggaggaagatccagttggtaagggagctgagaagagctcggatgacaaggaagtttaa
- the LOC108821650 gene encoding putative protease Do-like 11, mitochondrial, which translates to MLVRNLRALVPRGFFSSHHSCDVRINPVTVAGRVFSNLSAILNVGNNDRSTVEEKQNRRMKPKETCPVGSLKNSVVKIFFVSRDYSRTRPWETRAKRRTGTGFAISGKRILTNAHVVEILNEHTSVHVQKRGSTIEYKAKVQKIAHECDLAILEIDSQEFWKGMKPLELGGIPPLKKAVFVLGYATGNRIRITKGLVASFETEKYLHSDTELVRIQIDATIKNGNSGGPVILENKVVGVAFEGSQIQSSLIPTPIVKHFITGDEESDQQSVFCSLGLSYQSIKNAQIRNHFKMSSTMTGILINKINLWSGAYGVLKKNDIILAIDGVPVADDATVPFWENERISFNYLILIKKPGETSLIKVLRRGKEHEYSINLKPVKPHVRVQQYYKRPSYYIFGGFVFVPKSDISKCEQHVFISEILADDINQGYESFKDLQVEKVNKVKVKNLRHLSELIEENRKQYLSMDLEDDKVLVLNYESAKKADPIILKRHNITSAISKDLTGPSN; encoded by the exons ATGCTGGTTCGTAACTTGAGAGCTCTTGTTCCCCGCGGGTTCTTCTCTTCTCATCATTCCTGTGATGTCCGAATCAATCCGGTAACAGTGGCGGGCAGAGTTTTCAGCAACTTGTCTGCTATCTTGAATGTTGGGAACAATGATAGGAGCACGGTGGaggaaaaacaaaacagaagaatGAAACCAAAAGAAACTTGTCCGGTTGGTTCGTTGAAGAACTCGGTAGTGAAGATCTTCTTTGTCTCTAGAGACTATAGCAGAACTCGACCGTGGGAGACTCGTGCCAAACGACGCACCGGCACTG GATTTGCTATCTCGGGAAAAAGAATTCTTACAAACGCTCATGTGGTGGAAATACTGAATGAACACACATCTGTGCATGTCCAAAAGCGTGGTTCTACAATCGAATATAAAGCAAAAGTTCAAAAGATTGCACATGAATGTGATTTGGCCATCTTGGAGATCGATAGTCAAGAGTTCTGGAAGGGTATGAAGCCTTTAGAGCTCGGAGGCATACCGCCTCTTAAGAAAGCTGTTTTCGTTCTTGGTTATGCAACTG GTAACAGAATTCGAATTACAAAAGGTCTAGTAGCTAGCTTTGAAACCGAAAAGTACCTTCATAGTGACACCGAGCTAGTGAGAATACAAATAGATGCAACTATAAAAAATGGAAACAGTGGTGGCCCTGTAATCTTGGAGAATAAAGTCGTTGGTGTAGCATTTGAAGGTTCACAGATACAAAG TTCTCTTATCCCAACACCAATTGTTAAGCATTTCATAACTGGTGATGAAGAAAGCGATCAACAGTCTGTTTTCTGCTCACTGGGTCTATCATACCAGTCTATTAAAAATGCTCAAATCCGTAATCATTTCAAAATGAGCTCTACAATGACAGGCATtcttataaacaaaataaacttgTGGTCGGGTGCCTACGGAGTTTTGAAAAAGAATGACATCATTCTTGCCATTGATGGTGTTCCAGTAGCAGATGATGCCACAG TTCCTTTTTGGGAAAATGAGCGGAtaagttttaattatttgattttaataaagAAACCAGGCGAAACTAGCTTGATCAAAGTTTTGCGAAGAGGAAAAGAACATGAGTACAGCATTAATCTAAAGCCC GTGAAACCACATGTTAGAGTGCAACAATATTATAAACGTCCAAGTTATTACATATTCGGCGGTTTTGTTTTTGTGCCAAAAAGCGATATTTCCAAATGTGAACAGCATGTCTTTATCTCTGAG ATACTGGCAGATGACATCAACCAAGGATACGAAAGTTTCAAAGATTTGCAG GTGGAGAAAGTGAACAAAGTAAAGGTAAAGAATCTAAGGCATCTATCTGAGCTCATAGAGGAAAATCGTAAACAATATTTGAGCATGGATTTAGAAGATGACAAGGTTTTAGTCCTCAACTATGAATCTGCTAAAAAGGCAGATCCTATTATCTTGAAACGCCACAACATAACATCTGCCATATCTAAGGATCTAACTGGGCCCAGTAACTAG
- the LOC108822533 gene encoding uncharacterized protein LOC108822533, with amino-acid sequence MPQYRQSGTDRFSVRGGSASDHVAIGIRNGVGGGATQHHGKTNRWRRSVRPERIRRLGIGTAVFVLCLVLVVTVLAYYYISGFANNDYDDNKGLDSFEGDFLTNVTRIEPGKVLEFGHGSVVHGRDSRYWDKDDRRRDDDYNEDEVEEHNKPKVPVKGLDSKGMIGFYNEAGRNELDKYEAEYQASLVKGVVGGGDHEAVAVDMDPDADDAIDSHDSQGDEYVDSGHDDDDNDNEKPHKEKSTEGDTSKRESSLVGKGGSKSGKTSRSDTKRRGRGRRSSACEMKLLNSSQPIVEPLNTRKSARFSLQYVENEDKPDGDEQWVPRFAGHQSLQEREDSFLAQDKKIHCGFVKAPKGSPTTGFDLTEDDTNYISRCHIAVISCIFGNSDRLRPPANKMISRLSRKNVCFIVFVDEITMQTLSAEGHAPDRAGFIGLWKLVVVKNLPYTDMRRVGKIPKLLPHRLFPSARYSIWLDSKLRLQLDPLLILEYFLWRKGHEYAISNHYDRHCLWEEVAQNKKLNKYNHTVIDQQFEFYKADGLTRFNASDPFKLLPSNVPEGSFIVRAHTPMSNLFSCLWFNEVERFTPRDQLSFAYTYQKLRRMNPDKPFNLHMFKDCERRKIAKLFRHRSEEKRNLIQAALQQ; translated from the exons ATGCCTCAATATAGACAATCCGGAACCGATAGATTCAGCGTTCGCGGAGGCTCAGCGTCTGATCACGTAGCGATCGGGATCCGAAACGGTGTCGGAGGAGGAGCGACTCAGCATCACGGGAAGACTAACCGTTGGAGGCGATCCGTTCGACCTGAGAGGATTCGTCGCCTTGGAATCGGCACTGCTGTCTTCGTTCTCTGCCTTGTGCTCGTCGTCACTGTGCTAGCCTACTATTACATCTCTGGTTTCGCTAATAATGACTACGATGATAATAAAG GATTGGATTCTTTCGAGGGTGATTTCCTGACGAATGTGACGAGAATCGAGCCTGGGAAGGTGCTTGAGTTTGGTCACGGTTCAGTGGTTCATGGACGAGACTCGAGGTATTGGGATAAGGATGATAGACGAAGGGATGATGACTACAATGAAGATGAAGTGGAGGAGCATAATAAACCTAAGGTTCCTGTCAAGGGTTTAGATTCGAAAGGGATGATTGGTTTCTACAATGAGGCTGGAAGGAACGAGTTAGACAAGTATGAAGCAGAGTACCAAGCTTCCCTTGTCAAAGGTGTTGTTGGTGGAGGAGATCACGAGGCTGTTGCTGTTGATATGGACCCTGATGCTGATGATGCGATTGATTCTCATGATAGTCAAGGGGATGAATACGTTGATTCTGGCCATGACGATGATGATAATGACAATGAAAAGCCCCACAAGGAGAAATCTACCGAGGGAGATACTTCAAAGAGAGAGTCTTCTCTTGTTGGGAAGGGTGGTAGTAAGTCCGGGAAAACATCACGATCTGATACAAAACGAAGAGGTCGTGGTCGCAGATCTTCAG CTTGTGAGATGAAGCTATTGAATTCTAGTCAACCAATTGTGGAGCCCTTGAATACTCGGAAATCTGCTAGATTCTCCTTACAGTACGTAGAGAATGAAGATAAACCTGATGGAGACGAACAGTGGGTGCCTAGGTTTGCTGGTCACCAGAGTTTACAGGAGCGTGAAGATTCCTTCTTGGCTCAAGACAAGAAAATTCATTGTGGGTTTGTCAAAGCTCCCAAAGGATCTCCAACCACTGGGTTTGATCTGACGGAAGATGATACTAATTATATCAGTAGATGCCACATCGCTGTCATCTCATGCATATTTGGCAATTCTGATCGCTTGAGGCCTCCTGCCAATAAAATG atAAGTCGGTTGTCGAGAAAAAATGTGTGCTTCATTGTGTTCGTGGACGAGATTACCATGCAAACACTTTCTGCAGAAGGCCATGCCCCAGACAGAGCAGGATTCATTGGTTTGTGGAAGTTGGTTGTTGTAAAGAATCTGCCTTATACAGATATGAGGAGGGTTGGCAAAATACCAAAACTGTTGCCACACCGACTTTTCCCATCAGCAAG GTACTCAATCTGGCTGGACAGTAAGTTACGACTTCAGTTGGATCCCCTACTCATTCTGGAGTACTTCCTATGGCGTAAAGGTCACGAGTATGCCATATCAAATCACTATGACCGCCATTGCTTATGGGAAGAGGTTGCACAAAACAAGAAGCTGAACAAGTACAACCATACTGTTATTGATCAACAGTTTGAGTTTTACAAGGCTGACGGGCTGACCAGATTCAACGCTTCGGATCCATTCAAGCTTCTTCCTAGca ATGTTCCAGAGGGGTCTTTTATAGTAAGGGCACATACTCCTATGTCGAACCTATTCTCATGTCTTTGGTTCAACGAAGTGGAACGCTTCACTCCCCGTGACCAGCTGAGCTTTGCTTATACTTACCAGAAACTAAGACGGATGAATCCTGACAAACCATTTAATCTTCACATGTTCAAG GACTGCGAGAGAAGAAAGATTGCGAAATTGTTCCGTCACAGATCAGAGGAGAAGCGAAACCTTATACAAGCAGCACTACAACAATAG
- the LOC108822535 gene encoding uncharacterized protein LOC108822535 isoform X2 produces MPSRVHCTCVGDVSQAFPGRTRPPGEPGTRDGNQVAYPCNLDGKSNFAKELYGESLEVSKPESSLALGNLENGDGSFYGSSDEEPSEAYSMKKDTENRREKFHMLGYRDGISAGQEAAAQEGYNVGYKESVLAGYKFGIVRGVSSALAFLPDELREKVIDEQETRDKFKKLHSSVHALSTETALKLFYGALTTKQGEEKSGEEGPGSSLGSGSGSGSGSGCVSATNDLGSYVTELSSLLDKSPKIKVRLDA; encoded by the exons ATGCCGTCCAGGGTTCATTGCACATGTGTTGGGGACGTTTCCCAGGCGTTTCCGGGACGTACCCGTCCCCCCGGCGAACCCGGTACGCGAGACGGTAACCAAGTGGCGTACCCGTGCAACCTAG ATGGGAAGTCTAATTTCGCCAAAGAGCTTTACGGCGAAAGTTTGGAGGTTTCAAAACCTG AATCATCTCTTGCTTTAGGTAATCTTGAGAATGGAGATGGATCCTTTTATGGAAGTTCAGATGAAGAACCAAGTGAAGCTTACTCTATGAAAAAGGATACTGAGAACAGACGTGAAAAATTCCACATG CTTGGATACCGTGATGGGATTTCTGCTGGTCAAGAAGCTGCTGCTCAAGAAGGTTATAATGTCGGCTATAAGGAATCAGTTCTTGCTGGCTACAAGTTTGGTATTGTTAGAGGTGTTTCCAG TGCGCTGGCCTTTCTCCCAGATGAGCTAAGAGAAAAGGTGATCGATGAACAAGAAACTCGAGACAAGTTTAAGAAATTACACAGTTCTGTGCATGCTCTCTCAACTGAAACCGCATTGAAACTGTTTTATGGAGCTTTGACTACAAAGCAAGGGGAAGAGAAGAGTGGAGAAGAAGGGCCTGGCTCTAGTcttggttctggttctggttctggttctggctCTGGCTGTGTTTCAGCCACAAATGACTTGGGAAGCTATGTTACTGAGCTAAGCTCTCTTCTTGACAAATCTCCTAAGATTAAAGTTAGATTGGACGCATAG
- the LOC108822535 gene encoding uncharacterized protein LOC108822535 isoform X1, with amino-acid sequence MPSRVHCTCVGDVSQAFPGRTRPPGEPGTRDGNQVAYPCNLDGKSNFAKELYGESLEVSKPGTESSLALGNLENGDGSFYGSSDEEPSEAYSMKKDTENRREKFHMLGYRDGISAGQEAAAQEGYNVGYKESVLAGYKFGIVRGVSSALAFLPDELREKVIDEQETRDKFKKLHSSVHALSTETALKLFYGALTTKQGEEKSGEEGPGSSLGSGSGSGSGSGCVSATNDLGSYVTELSSLLDKSPKIKVRLDA; translated from the exons ATGCCGTCCAGGGTTCATTGCACATGTGTTGGGGACGTTTCCCAGGCGTTTCCGGGACGTACCCGTCCCCCCGGCGAACCCGGTACGCGAGACGGTAACCAAGTGGCGTACCCGTGCAACCTAG ATGGGAAGTCTAATTTCGCCAAAGAGCTTTACGGCGAAAGTTTGGAGGTTTCAAAACCTG GAACAGAATCATCTCTTGCTTTAGGTAATCTTGAGAATGGAGATGGATCCTTTTATGGAAGTTCAGATGAAGAACCAAGTGAAGCTTACTCTATGAAAAAGGATACTGAGAACAGACGTGAAAAATTCCACATG CTTGGATACCGTGATGGGATTTCTGCTGGTCAAGAAGCTGCTGCTCAAGAAGGTTATAATGTCGGCTATAAGGAATCAGTTCTTGCTGGCTACAAGTTTGGTATTGTTAGAGGTGTTTCCAG TGCGCTGGCCTTTCTCCCAGATGAGCTAAGAGAAAAGGTGATCGATGAACAAGAAACTCGAGACAAGTTTAAGAAATTACACAGTTCTGTGCATGCTCTCTCAACTGAAACCGCATTGAAACTGTTTTATGGAGCTTTGACTACAAAGCAAGGGGAAGAGAAGAGTGGAGAAGAAGGGCCTGGCTCTAGTcttggttctggttctggttctggttctggctCTGGCTGTGTTTCAGCCACAAATGACTTGGGAAGCTATGTTACTGAGCTAAGCTCTCTTCTTGACAAATCTCCTAAGATTAAAGTTAGATTGGACGCATAG